One Thalassotalea sediminis DNA segment encodes these proteins:
- the thiC gene encoding phosphomethylpyrimidine synthase ThiC codes for MSSLSRRERRQQAEAFLQNVSAQSYPNSKKIYVKGKRHNINVAMREIAVSDTFVGGTEENPIFEPNEPIRVYDTSGVYTDPEISVDVHIGLPKLRADWINQREDSECLQGASSGYSQQRLADEGLDHIRFDNLPKVRKAKPGKNVTQMHYARQGIITPEMEYIAIRENTKRAEMKDEILKHQHAGQSFGAQIPEQITPEFVRKEVAEGRAIIPANINHPESEPMIIGRNFLIKVNANIGNSAVSSSIEEEVEKLVWSTKWGADTVMDLSTGRYIHETREWIIRNSPVPIGTVPIYQALEKVNGVAEDLTWEVFRDTLIEQAEQGVDYFTIHAGVLLRYVPMTAKRVTGIVSRGGSIMAKWCLSHHKENFLYTHFEDICQICKQYDVAFSLGDGLRPGSIADANDEVQFSELRTLGELTKIAWQHDVQVMIEGPGHVPLHMIKDNMEEQLKHCQEAPFYTLGPLTTDIAPGYDHITSGIGAANIGWYGCAMLCYVTPKEHLGLPNKEDVKEGLITYKIAAHAGDLAKGHPGAQIRDNALSKARFEFRWHDQFNLGLDPQRAREYHDETLPQESGKIAHFCSMCGPKFCSMKITQDVRDYAAKLEADNNEHIEIKLMDETVSADISALEHAQKGMAEKSQEFKDAGSEIYHVAK; via the coding sequence ATGAGTTCATTATCGAGACGCGAGCGTCGTCAACAAGCAGAAGCATTTTTACAAAACGTTTCTGCACAAAGCTATCCCAATTCAAAAAAAATCTATGTAAAAGGAAAACGCCATAACATAAACGTAGCTATGCGAGAAATCGCGGTGAGTGATACGTTTGTTGGAGGAACTGAAGAAAATCCTATTTTTGAACCAAATGAGCCTATTCGTGTTTACGATACGTCTGGCGTTTATACCGATCCGGAGATATCAGTGGATGTACATATTGGTTTACCTAAACTACGCGCTGATTGGATTAATCAACGTGAAGACAGCGAATGTTTGCAAGGAGCGTCATCTGGCTATAGTCAACAGCGCCTTGCAGATGAAGGTTTAGATCATATACGTTTTGATAATTTACCCAAAGTACGTAAAGCAAAGCCAGGTAAAAATGTCACGCAAATGCATTATGCACGTCAAGGCATTATCACCCCAGAAATGGAATATATTGCCATTCGAGAAAACACCAAGCGTGCTGAAATGAAAGATGAAATATTAAAACATCAACACGCAGGACAATCTTTTGGAGCACAAATTCCAGAGCAAATTACCCCTGAATTTGTCAGAAAAGAAGTGGCAGAAGGGCGAGCGATTATTCCTGCCAACATAAATCATCCAGAATCTGAACCGATGATTATTGGTCGTAACTTTTTGATTAAAGTAAATGCCAATATCGGTAACTCAGCAGTAAGTTCATCGATTGAAGAAGAAGTAGAGAAACTTGTTTGGTCAACTAAGTGGGGGGCTGATACGGTGATGGACTTATCAACAGGCCGCTATATTCATGAAACCCGCGAGTGGATCATTCGTAATTCACCAGTACCTATCGGCACGGTGCCTATCTATCAAGCGCTTGAAAAAGTAAATGGTGTTGCTGAAGATCTTACTTGGGAAGTATTTCGAGATACCTTGATTGAACAAGCAGAGCAAGGCGTTGACTACTTTACCATTCATGCTGGCGTTTTATTGCGCTATGTACCAATGACAGCGAAACGCGTAACCGGTATTGTTTCGCGTGGTGGCTCGATCATGGCGAAATGGTGTTTGTCGCATCATAAAGAGAACTTTTTGTACACGCATTTCGAAGATATTTGTCAAATTTGTAAGCAATATGATGTTGCTTTTTCACTTGGTGATGGGTTGCGTCCAGGGTCTATCGCTGATGCAAATGATGAAGTGCAATTCAGCGAATTAAGAACCTTAGGGGAATTAACAAAAATAGCCTGGCAACATGATGTACAAGTGATGATAGAAGGTCCTGGTCATGTGCCACTTCATATGATTAAAGACAATATGGAAGAGCAACTCAAGCACTGCCAAGAAGCTCCTTTTTATACGTTAGGTCCTCTAACAACAGATATTGCGCCTGGCTATGATCATATTACCTCAGGTATCGGCGCTGCTAATATTGGTTGGTACGGTTGTGCGATGCTTTGTTATGTTACCCCGAAAGAGCATTTGGGGTTGCCTAACAAAGAAGATGTAAAAGAAGGGCTAATAACTTACAAAATTGCTGCTCATGCTGGCGACTTGGCGAAAGGTCATCCAGGTGCGCAAATTCGTGACAATGCACTATCTAAAGCGCGTTTCGAATTTCGTTGGCATGATCAGTTTAACTTAGGGCTCGATCCGCAGCGTGCACGTGAATATCATGATGAAACATTGCCGCAAGAATCCGGCAAAATTGCACATTTTTGCTCTATGTGTGGTCCAAAATTCTGTTCGATGAAAATTACCCAAGATGTGCGTGATTACGCGGCTAAACTTGAAGCTGATAACAACGAGCATATTGAAATAAAGTTAATGGACGAGACTGTATCTGCGGATATTTCTGCCTTAGAGCATGCTCAAAAAGGCATGGCAGAGAAATCACAAGAATTTAAAGACGCAGGTAGCGAAATTTA
- a CDS encoding tetratricopeptide repeat protein: MLKTLVLLWAGLTLCIFKAVVAHPLPYTTSDTVKKNSIENICLTSPVDCLSHVELELSKYSQSNLVKYDLLQYRFVALFNLQRNKELREETSKWIDQQSLPIPFKITVYIYHAKSLRAFEEQEKIRTYVDKAMTLLKQMNEVFYSPMRLVELANLQMQYGDKNQAYLLLSDLAKKYKDSKNALFQMELHGNLGHTANKLNKLNEAEAQWKTTLYWSDILGNKQQQAVVRFNLADVHEQLKQLDKAAFYFKNALTFSEQAQDNNKALLTKFRLGQVYFQQQKYCQAYQLISSIDKARLPITSQANYDKLINDLTAC; this comes from the coding sequence TTGTTAAAAACGTTAGTTTTGCTTTGGGCAGGGCTAACTCTTTGCATATTCAAAGCAGTCGTTGCTCATCCTTTACCATATACAACTTCAGACACTGTTAAAAAAAACTCTATCGAGAATATTTGTCTGACTTCTCCTGTCGATTGCTTATCGCATGTTGAACTCGAATTATCAAAATATAGTCAAAGTAATTTAGTTAAATACGACTTATTGCAATATCGCTTTGTTGCACTTTTCAATTTACAACGTAATAAGGAATTAAGGGAAGAAACATCGAAATGGATAGACCAACAAAGCCTGCCCATACCCTTTAAAATTACTGTTTATATTTATCATGCGAAATCACTTCGTGCTTTTGAAGAACAAGAAAAAATACGAACATACGTCGATAAAGCCATGACATTACTTAAGCAGATGAATGAGGTTTTTTATTCGCCTATGCGCTTAGTAGAATTAGCTAATTTACAAATGCAATATGGCGACAAAAATCAGGCTTATCTACTTTTATCTGACTTAGCCAAAAAATATAAAGACAGTAAAAACGCGCTTTTTCAAATGGAATTACATGGTAATTTAGGGCATACCGCAAATAAACTAAATAAACTAAATGAAGCAGAAGCGCAATGGAAGACGACCCTTTATTGGAGTGACATACTTGGCAATAAGCAACAACAAGCGGTGGTTAGATTCAATCTTGCTGATGTCCATGAGCAATTAAAACAATTAGATAAAGCAGCTTTTTATTTCAAAAACGCGCTAACCTTTTCTGAACAAGCGCAAGATAACAATAAGGCACTACTCACTAAATTTCGTCTTGGTCAGGTATATTTTCAACAACAAAAATATTGCCAAGCATACCAATTAATCTCATCTATTGATAAAGCGCGGTTACCGATTACAAGTCAAGCCAACTATGACAAGCTCATTAACGACCTTACAGCCTGCTAG
- a CDS encoding M1 family metallopeptidase: MKKISLNTLMLSAVLTLNAPLVLADNLLGTNGETTRQDVLRGSITPERQWWDLSHYHLSIEVDPKVRTITGTNTMSYRVLDKKQRLQIELQPPMQLTKATQNGDSLTIEKDGFSYFIETISEQPIGSEQAIVLHFSGQPKTAVRAPWDGGITWSKDSNGVDFIASSNQGIGASIWWPNKDHGYDEPDRGIKMSVEVPEHLVDVSNGRLLAIDHNKEKQTKTYHWQVVNPINNYGVNINIGDYVHFGEKYQGEKGQLDMDYWVLRENLDKAKKQFKDAKRTIEALEHWFGPYPFYEDSYKLVEAPYLGMEHQSSVTYGNGYQNGYLGRDRSLTGEGLRFDFIIVHETGHEWFANSITSKDIADMWIHESFTNYSESLFLEYHYGKESAFKYTLGQRINIQNQKPIIGEYNVHSEGSSDMYDKGGNMLHTIRQLVDNDELWRETLRGLGKTFYHKTVTTQQIEQYIENKTGKSLANVFDQYLRDNRVPTLEYFLKDDQLRVRWSNVKAGFNMPVKVKINEKVQWLTPTTTWTNVQISSKNPTFVVDKNFYINTMSILGS, translated from the coding sequence ATGAAAAAAATCTCCTTGAACACCTTAATGTTAAGTGCAGTATTAACACTTAACGCTCCCTTAGTATTGGCTGACAATTTACTTGGCACTAATGGTGAAACAACCCGTCAAGACGTGTTACGCGGCTCTATCACCCCAGAGAGACAATGGTGGGATTTAAGTCATTATCATTTATCAATCGAAGTAGACCCAAAAGTGCGCACGATTACCGGCACTAACACCATGAGCTACCGCGTCTTGGATAAAAAACAACGTTTACAAATTGAACTACAGCCACCAATGCAGCTTACTAAAGCCACACAAAATGGTGACTCATTAACAATAGAAAAAGATGGTTTTAGCTATTTTATCGAGACAATTAGTGAGCAACCGATAGGCAGTGAACAAGCAATTGTACTGCACTTTTCTGGCCAGCCAAAAACTGCAGTACGAGCTCCTTGGGATGGTGGAATTACGTGGTCAAAAGACAGCAATGGCGTGGATTTTATCGCCTCAAGCAATCAAGGTATTGGCGCAAGTATTTGGTGGCCAAATAAAGACCATGGTTACGATGAACCTGATCGTGGTATTAAAATGAGTGTTGAAGTGCCAGAGCATTTAGTCGATGTTTCAAATGGTCGCCTGTTAGCGATAGATCACAACAAAGAAAAACAAACCAAAACATATCACTGGCAAGTCGTTAACCCAATTAACAACTATGGCGTGAATATTAATATTGGCGACTATGTGCATTTTGGCGAAAAATATCAAGGTGAAAAAGGCCAGCTTGATATGGATTATTGGGTACTACGTGAAAATCTAGATAAAGCGAAGAAACAATTTAAAGATGCTAAACGTACTATCGAAGCATTAGAACATTGGTTTGGCCCATACCCTTTTTATGAAGATAGTTACAAGCTTGTAGAAGCGCCATATTTAGGCATGGAACATCAAAGTTCAGTGACCTATGGCAACGGTTATCAAAATGGCTATTTAGGTCGTGATCGCAGCTTAACAGGTGAAGGTTTACGCTTTGATTTTATCATTGTTCACGAAACTGGCCATGAATGGTTTGCCAATAGTATCACCAGCAAAGATATTGCTGATATGTGGATCCATGAGAGTTTTACTAATTATTCAGAAAGCTTATTTTTGGAATATCACTATGGTAAAGAATCAGCCTTCAAGTATACGCTTGGTCAGCGTATAAACATACAAAACCAAAAACCGATCATTGGCGAATATAACGTCCATAGTGAAGGTTCGAGCGATATGTATGATAAGGGTGGCAACATGCTGCACACAATACGTCAACTAGTAGATAATGATGAATTATGGCGAGAAACACTGCGTGGACTAGGTAAAACTTTTTATCATAAAACGGTGACAACGCAGCAAATTGAACAATACATCGAAAATAAAACAGGTAAATCACTCGCCAACGTATTTGATCAATATTTGCGTGACAATAGAGTACCTACCTTAGAATATTTCTTAAAAGATGACCAATTACGCGTTCGCTGGAGCAATGTTAAAGCTGGTTTTAATATGCCAGTAAAAGTAAAAATAAACGAAAAAGTACAATGGCTTACGCCAACAACGACATGGACAAATGTACAAATAAGTAGTAAAAATCCAACTTTTGTTGTTGATAAAAACTTTTACATCAATACTATGAGTATACTAGGTAGTTAA